In Bos indicus x Bos taurus breed Angus x Brahman F1 hybrid chromosome 23, Bos_hybrid_MaternalHap_v2.0, whole genome shotgun sequence, a single genomic region encodes these proteins:
- the LOC113881668 gene encoding histone H3.1: protein MARTKQTARKSTGGKAPRKQLATKAARKSAPATGGVKKPHRYRPGTVALREIRRYQKSTELLIRKLPFQRLVREIAQDFKTDLRFQSSAVMALQEACEAYLVGLFEDTNLCAIHAKRVTIMPKDIQLARRIRGERA from the coding sequence ATGGCTCGCACTAAGCAGACCGCTCGCAAGTCCACCGGCGGCAAGGCGCCACGCAAGCAGCTGGCCACCAAGGCGGCCCGCAAGAGCGCGCCGGCCACCGGCGGCGTGAAGAAGCCGCACCGCTACCGCCCCGGCACGGTAGCTCTGCGCGAGATCCGCCGCTACCAGAAGTCCACGGAGCTGCTGATCCGCAAGCTGCCGTTCCAGCGGCTGGTGCGCGAGATCGCGCAGGACTTCAAGACCGACCTGCGCTTCCAGAGCTCGGCGGTGATGGCGCTGCAGGAGGCGTGCGAGGCCTACCTGGTGGGGCTCTTCGAGGACACCAACCTGTGTGCCATCCACGCCAAGCGCGTCACCATCATGCCCAAGGACATCCAGCTTGCCCGCCGCATCCGCGGGGAGAGGGCCTAG
- the LOC113881662 gene encoding histone H1.4-like, which produces MSETVPAAPPAPSPAEKTPVKKKARKSTSAPKRKASGPSVSDLITKAVAASKERSGVSLAALKKALAAAGYDVEKNNSRIKLGLKSLVSKGTLVQTKGTGASGSFKLNKKAATGEAKPKAKKAGAAKPKKAAGAAKKPKKSTGAATPKKTAKTTLKKVKPATGAKKVAKSPKKVKTAKPKAAKSPVKAKVNKPKVAKPKAVQPKKATPKK; this is translated from the coding sequence ATGTCTGAAACTGTACCTGCCGcgcctcctgctccttctcctgcgGAGAAGACACCGGTGAAGAAAAAGGCGCGCAAGTCCACCAGTGCCCCGAAGCGCAAGGCCTCTGGGCCCTCGGTGTCCGACCTCATCACCAAGGCTGTCGCCGCCTCCAAGGAACGCAGCGGCGTGTCTCTGGCTGCGCTCAAGAAAGCACTGGCGGCCGCCGGCTACGATGTGGAGAAGAACAACAGCCGCATCAAGCTGGGTCTCAAGAGCTTGGTGAGCAAGGGCACCCTGGTGCAGACCAAGGGCACCGGGGCTTCCGGCTCTTTCAAACTCAACAAGAAGGCGGCCACCGGGGAGGCCAAGCCCAAGGCGAAGAAGGCGGGCGCGGCCAAGCCCAAGAAGGCTGCCGGGGCGGCTAAGAAGCCCAAGAAATCCACGGGTGCGGCCACCCCGAAGAAAACCGCTAAGACGACCTTGAAGAAGGTGAAGCCTGCTACTGGGGCGAAGAAAGTGGCCAAAAGCCCGAAAAAGGTGAAGACAGCTAAGCCCAAGGCGGCCAAGAGTCCAGTCAAGGCTAAAGTTAATAAGCCCAAGGTAGCCAAGCCTAAAGCGGTCCAGCCTAAAAAGGCGACCCCCAAAAAGTAG
- the LOC113881702 gene encoding histone H2B type 1, producing the protein MPEPAKSAPAPKKGSKKAVTKAQKKDGKKRKRSRKESYSVYVYKVLKQVHPDTGISSKAMGIMNSFVNDIFERIAGEASRLAHYNKRSTITSREIQTAVRLLLPGELAKHAVSEGTKAVTKYTSSK; encoded by the coding sequence ATGCCGGAACCAGCCAAGTCCGCACCGGCCCCTAAGAAGGGCTCCAAAAAGGCGGTGACCAAGGCTCAGAAGAAGGATGGCAAGAAGCGCAAGCGCAGCCGCAAGGAGAGCTACTCCGTGTACGtgtacaaggtgctgaagcaGGTCCACCCGGACACCGGTATCTCGTCCAAAGCCATGGGAATCATGAATTCGTTCGTGAATGATATTTTCGAGCGCATCGCTGGCGAGGCATCGCGGTTGGCGCATTACAACAAGCGCTCGACcatcacatccagggagatccagaccgcCGTTCGCCTGCTGTTGCCcggggagctggccaagcacgccgTGTCTGAGGGCACCAAGGCTGTCACCAAGTACACCAGCTCCAAGTAG
- the LOC113881658 gene encoding histone H1.4, giving the protein MSETAPAAPAAPAPAEKTPVKKKARKAAGAAKRKASGPPVSELITKAVAASKERSGVSLAALKKALAAAGYDVEKNNSRIKLGLKSLVSKGTLVQTKGTGASGSFKLNKKAATGEAKPKAKKAGAAKPKKPAGAAKKPKKATGAATPKKSAKKTPKKAKKPAAAAGAKKAKSPKKAKAAKPKKAPKSPAKAKAVKPKAAKPKTAKPKAAKPKKAAAKKK; this is encoded by the coding sequence ATGTCCGAGACTGCGCCCGCCGCGCCCGCTGCACCGGCCCCCGCCGAGAAGACGCCTGTGAAAAAGAAGGCCCGTAAGGCCGCAGGTGCTGCGAAGCGCAAGGCGTCTGGTCCCCCGGTGTCCGAGCTCATCACCAAGGCTGTCGCCGCCTCCAAGGAGCGCAGCGGCGTGTCTTTAGCTGCGCTCAAGAAGGCACTTGCGGCTGCCGGCTATGATGTGGAGAAGAATAACAGCCGCATCAAGCTGGGTCTCAAGAGCTTGGTGAGCAAGGGCACCCTAGTGCAGACGAAGGGCACTGGGGCTTCCGGCTCTTTCAAGCTCAACAAGAAGgcggccactggggaagccaagcCCAAAGCCAAGAAGGCGGGTGCGGCCAAGCCCAAGAAGCCCGCAGGAGCAGCTAAGAAGCCGAAGAAGGCTACTGGGGCGGCAACCCCCAAGAAGAGCGCCAAGAAGACCCCAAAGAAGGCGAAGAAGCCTGCTGCGGCTGCAGGAGCCAAAAAAGCAAAGAGTCCGAAAAAAGCGAAAGCAGCCAAGCCGAAGAAGGCGCCCAAGAGTCCAGCGAAGGCCAAAGCGGTGAAACCCAAGGCGGCTAAACCAAAGACCGCCAAACCCAAGGCAGCCAAGCCAAAGAAGGCGGCGGCCAAGAAGAAATAG
- the LOC113881711 gene encoding histone H4, whose amino-acid sequence MSGRGKGGKGLGKGGAKRHRKVLRDNIQGITKPAIRRLARRGGVKRISGLIYEETRGVLKVFLENVIRDAVTYTEHAKRKTVTAMDVVYALKRQGRTLYGFGG is encoded by the coding sequence ATGTCTGGACGCGGTAAAGGCGGAAAGGGGCTCGGAAAAGGTGGTGCTAAGCGCCATCGTAAAGTTCTGCGAGATAATATCCAGGGCATCACTAAGCCCGCCATTCGTCGCCTGGCCCGCCGTGGTGGTGTTAAACGGATTTCTGGGCTCATCTACGAGGAGACCCGCGGGGTGCTGAAGGTGTTCCTGGAGAACGTGATCCGGGACGCGGTCACCTACACCGAGCACGCCAAGCGCAAAACTGTCACCGCCATGGACGTGGTCTACGCGCTGAAGCGCCAGGGACGCACTCTCTACGGCTTCGGCGGTTAA
- the LOC113881691 gene encoding histone H2B type 1-M: MPEPTKSAPAPKKGSKKAVTKAQKKDGKKRKRSRKESYSVYVYKVLKQVHPDTGISSKAMGIMNSFVNDIFERIAGEASRLAHYNKRSTITSREIQTAVRLLLPGELAKHAVSEGTKAVTKYTSSK; this comes from the coding sequence ATGCCTGAACCCACGAAGTCAGCTCCAGCCCCAAAGAAAGGCTCGAAGAAGGCGGTGACCAAGGCGCAGAAGAAAGATGGCAAGAAGCGCAAGCGCAGCCGCAAGGAGAGCTACTCCGTGTACGtgtacaaggtgctgaagcaGGTCCACCCGGACACCGGCATCTCGTCCAAGGCCATGGGCATCATGAATTCATTTGTCAACGACATCTTCGAGCGCATCGCGGGGGAGGCGTCGCGTCTGGCGCATTACAACAAGCGCTCGACCATCACATCTAGGGAGATCCAGACGGCCGTGCGCCTGCTGTTGCCCGGGGAGTTGGCCAAACACGCCGTGTCCGAGGGCACCAAGGCTGTCACCAAGTACACCAGCTCCAAGTAA